TTCACTAGCGGTTCGTAGCCCGAGAAGCCGCGATCGAACGCGACTCCTTTCGATCCAAACGCCGTGAAGGCATAGTCATGTCCGCCTTTGAGGCCGCGCCACACGGCAAGCCGACCATCCGTCCATCTACCTGTGACGATCGTCGAAGCGGAGCCGTCGACTCGGCTCACGGCTTCGCATCCTGGCTTCATGATCGCATAGATCGCCTCAATTCCGTGAACGCCGTACCAAGCGAGATCAATGTGGCGGGGTTCAATCTCAAACGGACTGGCAACGCTACACCCCGTGGCGTCTCCGAGGGCGGGATCATCGGCGAATTTGGTCACTGCCGTGCAGTAGCGGAGAGCAGATGACGAGAAGCAAGGAGTTTTGGTTTGCTCTGCGATGCGGAAGATGGCGATGACGTCGGCGAGATTGGCCGCCGCCGGCTTGTCGATGAACACTGGCTTGCCGACGGCGAGCTGTTCGAACTGTTTCAAATGGGGGCGTCCATCGACGCTCTCCAGGAGGATGACGTCGCACTTCTCGACCAGTGCGGGGATGGAGTCGACGATTTCAACGCCCATCTCGCGCAACTGCTTTACGTACCCCTCAACGCGATCGGCGCTGCTGGGGAGATCGGGGCTCCCGCCAGGAAACGCGGTGACAACTTCGACCTCCGCGCGTGGGCCGGTCGCTTGTGGATCATTAATCAGTTTTGTGAATTCAATTGCGTGCGAGGTGTCGCACCCGACGATCCCCGCCCGCAGGGGTTCGACTGCGTAGCCGGTAACGGCCCAGATCACGAGTGGAAACACTAGGTAAAAGCTGGTCCAAGGCACGCTGAGTTTCCTTGTGGTGGCGAGAAGTGCATTCAGTAGGCTCCGTTACGGTACCTTGGCTCCGCGGGTGCTGTCAATTCGCTTGCCGCCCTCCCCCCGACTGCATCCACGCACGGAATCGACGCCCCGCCATTTCGGGTCGGTAGAAACTAACGTCGATTTTTATCTGCGATCGCCACGAGAATGATGACGAACGCCGCAAAGCGAACCCAATACCAAGAGGTGTCGGCCTCGGAGGCGTCCCCGGACATCGCCAGTCCGAGCCGCGTGAGAGCCAGCAGGGCGAAGGCAATCGCAAACAGCATGAATAGCCGATCGCGCGTGTCACGCCAAAACCGCAAGAAGAATGCAGCGACGACGATCGACGCCATCGCAATGGCTCCCATGATGAAGTGTTCCATGGCGCGTCACTCCGACTCCCAGATGAGGCCGAACAACAGCGCGACGGTCGCAAGCAGGCCAGGCAGCTTCCGCCAAATCACCATACTGACTTCTGGAAAGAGATGCAGATCGGCGTAGAGCATGCAGTTGTCAATCATGAGTCCAAGAAAGCATATCGAACTCCAAAAAAGCAGCGGCACGCGTCTCTGGCGGTAGCCGCGAAACAGAAGAATCGAACAGAGCAGACAGGTCGCTGCGCATAACACGAAGACGCTGCCAGGCATCATAGCTTGTCATCCTTCCGCAGACGGAATGCGTCGGCAAATGTCTGGACTTTCGAAATAGGCGTAGAGTGAATTTCGCTGATTACCGCCACTCGACGGTCGCGGTAAAGTTCCGTAAGCACGGCGACCGTCGCATCTGCCTCGAAGTTAAGGCACTCGTAACGAACAGATTTCTTGAGCGGATCTCGGACGATGAACTTGCGTCGCTCCAAGTCCTCTAGCATCGAGCGACACA
This sequence is a window from Lacipirellula parvula. Protein-coding genes within it:
- a CDS encoding gfo/Idh/MocA family oxidoreductase; its protein translation is MPWTSFYLVFPLVIWAVTGYAVEPLRAGIVGCDTSHAIEFTKLINDPQATGPRAEVEVVTAFPGGSPDLPSSADRVEGYVKQLREMGVEIVDSIPALVEKCDVILLESVDGRPHLKQFEQLAVGKPVFIDKPAAANLADVIAIFRIAEQTKTPCFSSSALRYCTAVTKFADDPALGDATGCSVASPFEIEPRHIDLAWYGVHGIEAIYAIMKPGCEAVSRVDGSASTIVTGRWTDGRLAVWRGLKGGHDYAFTAFGSKGVAFDRGFSGYEPLVNEICTFFVTRKPPVPATETIEMFALMEAADESIRRDGAMVSTAEMIQRAEKSLAFKAAD
- a CDS encoding DUF5985 family protein, producing MEHFIMGAIAMASIVVAAFFLRFWRDTRDRLFMLFAIAFALLALTRLGLAMSGDASEADTSWYWVRFAAFVIILVAIADKNRR
- a CDS encoding DUF5985 family protein — translated: MMPGSVFVLCAATCLLCSILLFRGYRQRRVPLLFWSSICFLGLMIDNCMLYADLHLFPEVSMVIWRKLPGLLATVALLFGLIWESE